The following are encoded in a window of Pecten maximus chromosome 17, xPecMax1.1, whole genome shotgun sequence genomic DNA:
- the LOC117315331 gene encoding uncharacterized protein LOC117315331: MANLGHTDLLSPSRHTDVLSPSGHTDLLSPSGHTDLLSPSGHTDVLSPSGHTDVLSPSGHTDLLSPSGHTDVLSPSRHTDLLSPSGYTDLLSPSGHTDLLSPSGHTNLLSPSGHTDVLSPSGHTDLLSPSGHTGVLSPSGHTDVLSPSGHTDLLSPSGHTNLLSPSGHTDVLSPSGHTDVLSPSGHTYLLSPSGHTDVLSPSGHTDVLSPSGHTDVLSPSGHTDVLSPSGHTDLLSPSGHTDVLSPSGHTDLLSPSGHTDLLSPSGHTDVLSPSGHTDLLSPSGHTDVLSPSGHTDLLSPSGHTDVLSPSGHTDILSPSGHTDRPVPIRTYRPPVPIRTYRPPVPIRTYRPPVPIRTYRRPVPIRTYRPPVPIRTYRRPVPIRTYRPPVPIRTYRPPVPIRTYRPPVPIRTYRPPVPIRTYRPPVPIRTYRPPVPIRTYRRPVPIRTYRPPVPIRTYRPPVPIRTYRPSCPHQDIQTSCPHQVIQTSCPHQVIQTSCPHQVIQTSCPHQDIQTVLSPSGHTDVLSPSGHTDVLSPSGHTDVLSPSGHTDVLSPSGHTDLLSPSGHTDVLSPSGHTDVLSPSGHTDLLSPSGHTDLLSPSGHTDVLSPSGHTYVLSPSGYTDLLSPSGYTDLLSPSGYTDLLSPSGHTYVLSPSGHTDILSPSGHTDVLSPSGHTDLMSPSGHTGVLSPSGHTDVLSPSGHSDLLSPSGHTNLLSPSGHTDLLSPSGHTNLLSPSGHTDVLSPSGHTDLLSPSGHTDLLSPSGHTDLMSPSGHTDLLSPSGAQ; this comes from the exons ATGGCAAATCttg GACATACAGACCTCCTGTCCCCATCACGACATACAGACGTCCTGTCCCCATCAGGTCATACAGACCTCCTGTCCCCATCAGGACATACAGACCTCCTGTCCCCATCAGGTCATACAGACGTCTTGTCCCCATCAGGACATACAGACGTCCTGTCCCCATCAGGACATACAGACCTCCTGTCCCCATCAGGACATACAGACGTCCTGTCCCCATCACGACATACAGACCTCCTGTCCCCATCAGGATATACAGACCTCCTGTCCCCATCAGGACATACAGACCTCCTGTCCCCATCAGGACATACAAACCTCCTGTCCCCATCAGGACATACAGACGTCCTGTCCCCATCAGGACATACAGACCTCCTGTCCCCATCAGGACATACAGGCGTCCTGTCCCCATCAGGACATACAGACGTCCTGTCCCCATCAGGACATACAGACCTCCTGTCCCCATCAGGACATACAAACCTCCTGTCCCCATCAGGACATACAGACGTCCTGTCCCCATCAGGACATACAGACGTCCTGTCCCCATCAGGACATACATACCTCCTGTCCCCATCAGGACATACAGACGTCCTGTCCCCATCAGGACATACAGACGTCCTGTCCCCATCAGGTCATACAGACGTCTTGTCCCCATCAGGACATACAGACGTCCTGTCCCCATCAGGACATACAGACCTCCTGTCCCCATCAGGACATACAGACGTCCTGTCCCCATCAGGACATACAGACCTCCTGTCCCCATCAGGTCATACAGACCTCCTGTCCCCATCAGGACATACAGACGTCCTGTCCCCATCAGGTCATACAGACCTCCTGTCCCCATCAGGACATACAGACGTCCTGTCCCCATCAGGACATACAGACCTCCTGTCCCCATCAGGACATACAGACGTCCTGTCCCCATCAGGACATACAGACATCCTGTCCCCATCAGGACATACAGACCGTCCTGTCCCCATCAGGACATACAGACCTCCTGTCCCCATCAGGACATACAGACCTCCTGTCCCCATCAGGACATACAGACCTCCTGTCCCCATCAGGACATACAGACGTCCTGTCCCCATCAGGACATACAGACCTCCTGTCCCCATCAGGACATACAGACGTCCTGTCCCCATCAGGACATACAGACCTCCTGTCCCCATCAGGACATACAGACCTCCTGTCCCCATCAGGACATACAGACCTCCTGTCCCCATCAGGACATACAGACCTCCTGTCCCCATCAGGACATACAGACCTCCTGTCCCCATCAGGACATACAGACCTCCTGTCCCCATCAGGACATACAGACGTCCTGTCCCCATCAGGACATACAGACCTCCTGTCCCCATCAGGACATACAGACCTCCTGTCCCCATCAGGACATACAGACCGTCCTGTCCCCATCAGGACATACAGACCTCCTGTCCCCATCAGGTCATACAGACCTCCTGTCCCCATCAGGTCATACAGACGTCCTGTCCCCATCAGGTCATACAGACGTCCTGTCCCCATCAGGACATACAGACCGTCCTGTCCCCATCAGGACATACAGACGTCCTGTCCCCATCAGGACATACAGACGTCCTGTCCCCATCAGGACATACAGACGTCCTGTCCCCATCAGGACATACAGACGTCCTGTCCCCATCAGGACATACAGACCTCCTGTCCCCATCAGGACATACAGACGTCCTGTCCCCATCAGGACATACAGACGTCCTGTCCCCATCAGGACATACAGACCTCCTGTCCCCATCAGGACATACAGACCTCCTGTCCCCATCAGGACATACAGACGTCCTGTCCCCATCAGGACATACATACGTCCTGTCCCCATCAGGATATACAGACCTCCTGTCCCCATCAGGATATACAGACCTCCTGTCCCCATCAGGATATACAGACCTCCTGTCCCCATCAGGACATACATACGTCCTGTCCCCATCAGGACATACAGACATCCTGTCCCCATCAGGACATACAGACGTCCTGTCCCCATCAGGACATACAGACCTCATGTCCCCATCAGGACACACAGGCGTCCTGTCCCCATCAGGACATACAGACGTCCTGTCCCCATCAGGACATTCAGACCTCCTGTCCCCATCAGGACATACAAACCTCCTGTCCCCATCAGGACATACAGACCTCCTGTCCCCATCAGGACATACAAACCTCCTGTCCCCATCAGGACATACAGACGTCCTGTCCCCATCAGGACATACAGACCTCCTGTCCCCATCAGGACATACAGACCTCCTGTCCCCATCAGGACATACAGACCTCATGTCCCCATCAGGACACACAGACCTCCTGTCCCCATCAGGAGCCCAATGA